One part of the Puniceicoccales bacterium genome encodes these proteins:
- a CDS encoding adenylyltransferase/cytidyltransferase family protein, with protein MKMVNYKLSSFEDAVRRRNEAKTSGAVVVLTNGCFDFLHVGHVLSLESAKKLGDHLWVAMNSDDSVKMIKGDNRPIMNEEERAYMLAALECVDGVFLFDGLNLATELSLFRPDVYVKSSDYNMDTLNEEERVVLTEIGSRIEFTQYLDGMSTTKLIERVKNI; from the coding sequence ATGAAGATGGTGAACTATAAATTATCTTCGTTTGAAGATGCGGTTAGAAGACGTAATGAGGCAAAAACGTCCGGTGCTGTCGTTGTACTGACAAACGGGTGCTTTGATTTTCTTCACGTGGGACATGTTTTATCGCTGGAATCAGCTAAAAAACTAGGTGATCATCTATGGGTTGCCATGAACAGTGACGATAGTGTCAAAATGATCAAAGGTGATAACCGACCAATTATGAATGAGGAGGAAAGAGCTTATATGTTGGCTGCCTTGGAGTGCGTCGATGGTGTTTTTTTGTTCGATGGTCTAAACTTAGCAACCGAACTAAGCCTCTTTCGCCCAGACGTATATGTGAAATCTTCCGACTATAACATGGATACGCTGAATGAGGAAGAAAGAGTTGTTCTCACAGAAATTGGTAGCCGGATCGAGTTTACCCAATACCTTGATGGTATGAGTACTACGAAACTCATAGAAAGAGTAAAAAATATCTAA
- the rpmH gene encoding 50S ribosomal protein L34 gives MKPTYNPSRIKRARKFGFRARMATSGGRAVLSARRRKGRKRLSASTPCN, from the coding sequence ATGAAACCTACCTATAACCCATCCAGGATAAAGAGAGCAAGAAAGTTTGGATTTCGGGCAAGGATGGCTACCTCTGGAGGCAGAGCGGTTCTTTCGGCCCGTAGACGTAAAGGCCGTAAAAGATTGTCGGCTAGTACCCCATGCAACTGA
- the rnpA gene encoding ribonuclease P protein component, with product MQLISPNRLLKSQRIRRQLDFKAFWSVRPCFDGGMFLVKALGNDSGLGRARFAVVVGKKVGNAVYRNRIKRIFREIFRLNQQKLKQDFDYLVVAKPGIMDEFYDLQRLFLHVVR from the coding sequence ATGCAACTGATCTCTCCAAATAGATTGCTGAAGTCTCAAAGGATAAGAAGACAGCTTGACTTTAAAGCTTTTTGGAGTGTTCGGCCATGTTTTGATGGAGGGATGTTTTTAGTGAAAGCCCTAGGGAATGATTCCGGTCTTGGTAGGGCTAGGTTTGCCGTTGTGGTTGGCAAAAAGGTTGGCAATGCTGTTTACAGAAATCGTATAAAAAGGATTTTTCGTGAAATTTTTAGGTTGAACCAGCAGAAATTAAAGCAGGACTTCGATTATCTTGTGGTTGCCAAGCCAGGTATCATGGATGAATTCTATGATCTTCAGCGATTGTTTTTACATGTGGTCAGATGA
- a CDS encoding (d)CMP kinase, with protein MKDFIIVAIDGTAASGKSTTAARLAEALGCMNVNTGNHYRCLTSLLIRDGNSYDDFDSIGEFLGSAVLDTKLNGNCADLVINGMTRDQLDARSGLVNDQVSMFAKNQELRKFLKKYQQSLVDFARQNGFGGIVMEGRDICSVVLPEADFKFFLTADRGVRVNRSINDNRSDNICLRDSIDYSESNITKDAIKVDTTHLDMDQVLAFMIEVITASMPARRISDSLIIK; from the coding sequence ATGAAGGATTTTATTATAGTTGCCATCGATGGTACGGCTGCTTCAGGAAAATCCACAACGGCGGCTAGATTGGCTGAGGCTCTTGGTTGTATGAATGTAAACACCGGGAATCATTATCGATGTCTAACGTCGCTGTTGATTAGAGATGGTAATAGCTATGATGATTTTGATTCCATAGGCGAGTTTTTAGGTTCGGCTGTGCTGGACACAAAACTAAATGGCAATTGTGCTGACCTGGTAATCAATGGAATGACCAGGGATCAACTGGATGCAAGATCAGGCCTGGTTAATGATCAGGTGTCGATGTTTGCTAAAAATCAGGAGCTGAGAAAGTTTTTAAAAAAATATCAGCAGAGTCTTGTGGACTTCGCTCGCCAAAATGGTTTCGGTGGAATTGTCATGGAAGGCAGGGATATTTGCTCGGTGGTTTTACCCGAAGCAGACTTCAAATTTTTTCTGACTGCGGACAGGGGTGTACGTGTGAATCGTTCTATTAATGATAATCGTAGTGACAATATTTGCCTGCGTGACAGCATTGATTATTCCGAGTCCAACATTACAAAAGATGCTATAAAAGTAGATACGACCCATTTAGATATGGATCAAGTCCTGGCGTTCATGATTGAAGTAATCACAGCTTCTATGCCAGCCCGCCGGATATCAGACTCACTAATAATTAAATGA
- a CDS encoding type II secretion system GspH family protein, with amino-acid sequence MGVEHRSGFTLVELLVAMAVIGILVSMLVPATSRVMEQGRRTKGANAVAQIAKAYLQFSSMNGEGTTINPEEVDTVGEWAVILAKAGLLNDVRMYLFPDDTMATKITSKIICKPDGSVADSNFTNAITSICVAAGVPAHADPSITPIAWTRGLGADGKWDTTGIYGNKGGYIGFLDGHVEWFSDLGTGPSDGKLVNSGTGTPTNNIAEALGGGVPIPTLRAMAID; translated from the coding sequence GTGGGTGTGGAACATAGAAGTGGATTCACTTTGGTTGAGTTACTTGTGGCCATGGCTGTCATAGGCATATTGGTCTCCATGCTTGTGCCAGCAACAAGTAGGGTCATGGAACAGGGCAGAAGAACGAAAGGTGCCAATGCTGTGGCCCAGATAGCTAAAGCCTATTTACAATTTTCAAGCATGAATGGTGAAGGTACGACCATTAACCCCGAGGAAGTGGATACCGTTGGTGAATGGGCCGTGATATTGGCCAAGGCCGGATTACTGAATGATGTCAGAATGTACCTATTCCCGGATGATACCATGGCCACCAAAATCACTTCGAAGATAATCTGTAAGCCCGATGGCAGTGTTGCCGATTCCAATTTCACGAATGCCATCACAAGTATTTGCGTTGCTGCCGGAGTTCCGGCCCACGCTGATCCATCAATCACACCGATAGCCTGGACCAGGGGTCTTGGAGCCGATGGCAAATGGGATACAACCGGTATCTATGGAAACAAAGGAGGATACATTGGGTTTCTAGATGGCCATGTGGAGTGGTTTAGTGATCTCGGCACCGGTCCATCGGACGGTAAGTTGGTAAACAGTGGCACCGGAACACCCACAAATAACATAGCCGAGGCACTTGGTGGCGGAGTTCCGATCCCCACATTAAGAGCGATGGCAATTGATTAA
- a CDS encoding DUF58 domain-containing protein has translation MTYSNEVTRKILKHVRCLEISTDRLLNDQLIGTYKSIFKGQGIDFEEVREYAPGDDVRAIDWNVTAKMDRPFIKKFKEERELTMMILVDMSGSMDFGSSRSKREIATELASLFAFSANKNNDKVGLILFTNIVEKLIKPDKGRKHSLRIIRDILFHKPTGNGTDFVGTLGYVNNILKRRSIIFIISDFATDELDQKSDDMIRALKLTDRHHDLVCIKISDPRETFIPNIGILTLEDMETGEVLEIDTSNKTYLKKYISRMKEKESYFCEKLNKAKIDVLSISTDEHYIKSLENFLHARKKRRN, from the coding sequence ATGACCTACAGCAACGAAGTTACTCGAAAAATACTGAAGCATGTTAGATGTCTTGAGATAAGCACTGACCGGCTACTCAATGACCAGCTCATCGGTACCTATAAAAGCATATTCAAAGGTCAAGGTATTGATTTCGAGGAAGTTCGTGAATATGCGCCCGGCGATGACGTTAGAGCCATAGACTGGAATGTTACGGCAAAAATGGATCGCCCATTCATAAAAAAATTTAAGGAAGAACGCGAGCTTACCATGATGATCCTAGTTGATATGAGCGGATCTATGGACTTCGGTAGCTCGAGAAGTAAGCGTGAGATAGCCACCGAGTTGGCCAGCTTATTTGCATTTTCGGCCAACAAAAACAATGACAAGGTAGGACTGATTCTTTTCACAAATATTGTGGAAAAACTTATCAAGCCAGACAAGGGAAGGAAGCATTCATTGCGCATAATACGCGATATTCTGTTTCATAAACCCACAGGCAATGGGACGGATTTTGTAGGTACACTTGGCTATGTGAACAATATTTTGAAAAGACGGTCGATAATTTTTATAATAAGTGACTTCGCCACCGATGAACTGGATCAGAAGTCCGATGACATGATAAGAGCTCTTAAACTTACGGACAGGCATCATGATCTGGTATGTATAAAGATAAGCGATCCAAGGGAGACGTTTATACCAAATATTGGGATCCTCACGTTGGAAGACATGGAAACCGGCGAGGTATTGGAAATCGACACATCCAACAAGACCTATCTTAAAAAGTATATAAGCAGGATGAAAGAAAAAGAATCATATTTCTGCGAAAAACTGAATAAGGCCAAGATAGATGTTCTAAGTATATCCACCGATGAGCATTATATAAAATCATTGGAAAATTTTCTCCATGCACGTAAAAAACGCCGAAACTAG
- a CDS encoding MoxR family ATPase: MSGDLAELNNRIRESSSWVSLLRDEVGKIVVGQRYMVDRIIVGLLAGGHILVEGVPGLAKTLSVKTLSDAIKADFKRIQFTPDLLPADIIGTLIYNPKTAEFVTKKGPIFANIVLADEINRAPAKVQSALLEAMQEKQVTLGEETFFLPKPFIVIATQNPVDQEGTYSLPEAQVDRFMLKLSIDYPSILEEKQIMSSMGKTSQVPKVTQVISPEVILESRKLLDNIYIDDKVCDYIINIVFATRKPSDFKLDMDNFIQFGASPRATIALALASKAWAFLQGRGYVTPNDVKIIGMDVLRHRVIVTYEAEAEEMSSETVVSKILNTVPVP, from the coding sequence ATGAGTGGAGATTTAGCAGAACTTAACAATAGAATAAGAGAATCTTCCAGCTGGGTGTCGCTACTGCGAGATGAAGTTGGTAAAATTGTTGTCGGTCAACGATATATGGTTGACAGAATAATTGTCGGACTACTGGCCGGAGGGCACATACTGGTGGAAGGTGTACCAGGCTTGGCCAAGACTCTGTCGGTAAAAACGCTGTCGGATGCGATTAAAGCTGACTTCAAGAGGATACAATTTACTCCGGATTTATTACCAGCTGATATAATCGGCACACTGATATATAATCCAAAAACCGCCGAATTTGTAACAAAAAAAGGTCCAATTTTTGCAAACATTGTATTGGCCGATGAAATAAACCGTGCACCGGCCAAAGTCCAGAGCGCATTGCTCGAGGCAATGCAGGAAAAACAAGTTACGTTGGGCGAGGAAACCTTCTTCCTTCCAAAGCCCTTCATAGTAATAGCTACACAAAACCCTGTGGACCAAGAAGGTACCTATTCATTACCCGAAGCTCAGGTGGATAGGTTTATGCTAAAGCTCAGCATAGATTATCCAAGCATTTTGGAAGAAAAACAAATAATGTCATCCATGGGGAAAACGTCCCAGGTTCCGAAGGTTACCCAGGTGATTAGCCCTGAGGTGATATTGGAATCGAGGAAGCTTTTAGATAATATATACATAGACGATAAGGTATGCGACTATATCATAAATATTGTCTTCGCAACACGGAAGCCAAGTGACTTCAAATTGGACATGGATAATTTTATTCAGTTTGGCGCATCACCCAGAGCAACCATCGCCCTGGCATTGGCTTCTAAGGCCTGGGCTTTTCTCCAGGGCCGTGGCTATGTGACGCCAAACGATGTTAAGATCATTGGCATGGATGTGCTGAGGCATCGGGTCATAGTGACCTATGAAGCCGAAGCCGAAGAAATGTCATCGGAAACCGTGGTATCGAAGATTCTCAATACGGTACCTGTTCCATAA
- a CDS encoding ComEC/Rec2 family competence protein — protein MWQIDSAPPNPSHQAKQHLEIHITKVATKYFRSGLYAYGKGIIKDAEDRVIIDKPIYFMLKTNSANLFQSQSFKTYAAIEKIDNLDKNNSFFSYLYRSKVFLYASNGTVEKITDNGTKLFELYFIAHEKINQGLTKNTTKSFLSILPGMLLSSKTNLSKEQKNSFHNTGTAHLLAVSGLHMGIIGFSLELLLRILGLRKKFRRIPCLVIAFLYLGIIGSPPSASRAFIMLSFYWSACYFNRKPNTFSSLINAAVLSLLVNPVQLFDPGFRMSYGVAYYIILLGVPLANKLKSFVSIDKFVPKDEITASSKLLKKIIYAIIDSLAISLAANMASLPLIFEYFGSISLVGILANIVVIPVAWVTIIAGTLTILSLLVNIEAITNMLLFFAGIGAAAIENVLSGLEKYIPLFWSWDTTACHYGTTIFAIGLLILPFIRPYFQKIQKS, from the coding sequence ATGTGGCAAATCGATAGTGCTCCACCTAATCCTAGCCACCAGGCCAAACAACACCTGGAAATACATATAACCAAGGTCGCGACCAAATATTTTCGCTCTGGTCTTTATGCCTATGGCAAAGGAATCATAAAGGACGCTGAAGATAGGGTAATCATCGACAAACCCATATACTTTATGCTAAAAACCAATAGCGCCAATCTGTTTCAGTCCCAATCATTTAAAACCTATGCGGCCATTGAAAAAATAGACAACTTAGATAAAAACAATTCATTCTTTTCCTATCTGTACAGATCCAAAGTATTCCTCTATGCGTCGAATGGGACCGTAGAAAAAATAACAGACAACGGGACCAAATTATTCGAACTATACTTCATTGCCCATGAAAAAATCAACCAGGGCCTGACCAAAAATACAACAAAGTCGTTCCTCAGCATATTGCCAGGGATGCTCTTAAGCAGCAAAACAAATCTATCCAAAGAGCAAAAAAACAGCTTCCACAACACCGGTACAGCACATCTTTTAGCGGTAAGCGGTCTGCATATGGGAATAATAGGCTTTTCTCTTGAACTGTTGCTCAGAATACTTGGCCTGAGAAAAAAATTTAGGAGAATTCCCTGCCTGGTGATTGCCTTCCTATATCTTGGCATAATAGGCTCGCCGCCATCGGCTTCCAGAGCATTTATAATGCTATCGTTCTATTGGAGTGCCTGCTATTTCAACCGAAAGCCAAACACATTTTCTTCGCTTATCAATGCGGCCGTATTGTCTCTATTGGTCAACCCAGTACAATTGTTTGACCCAGGCTTTAGGATGTCCTACGGCGTAGCGTACTATATAATACTGCTTGGTGTACCACTGGCAAATAAACTAAAATCCTTTGTATCTATAGACAAATTTGTACCAAAAGACGAAATAACTGCCTCTTCTAAATTGTTAAAAAAAATAATCTATGCCATCATAGATTCCCTGGCCATATCTCTGGCAGCCAATATGGCAAGCCTACCTTTGATCTTTGAATATTTCGGATCCATAAGTCTGGTTGGCATATTGGCGAATATAGTAGTTATTCCCGTGGCCTGGGTCACCATCATCGCAGGAACTCTAACGATACTGTCATTACTCGTTAATATAGAAGCTATTACCAATATGTTGTTGTTCTTCGCTGGCATCGGCGCTGCGGCCATCGAAAACGTGCTCAGTGGCCTTGAAAAATACATACCGCTATTTTGGAGCTGGGATACCACAGCTTGCCACTATGGCACAACAATTTTCGCCATTGGACTATTGATATTACCATTTATTAGACCATATTTTCAAAAAATACAAAAATCATAG
- a CDS encoding SPFH domain-containing protein, producing the protein MESIMIIPVMITGALMILMILSATLFTVEQQTCAIIERFGKFIRIAYPGLQFKIPIIDGIRARLSLRINQLDVNVETKTNDNVFINILVSVQYRVLERKIYEAFYMLQSPTHQIEAFVFDVVRAQVPKISLDDVFAKKDDIADAVKVELSEMMAEFGYEIVKALVTDIAPAANVKAAMNEINAAQRTRVAASEKGEAEKILKVKQAEAEAESSILHGKGLAGQRHAIVAGLKDSVEEFVKQVPGLTQKDVMETVLLIQYIDTLKEIAGTSKSNVIFVPSSPGNLASLADQIRESIIVGKSLEDKL; encoded by the coding sequence ATGGAAAGTATAATGATTATACCGGTCATGATTACTGGGGCTCTTATGATCCTTATGATCCTGTCTGCAACCCTGTTCACAGTCGAACAACAGACCTGTGCCATAATCGAAAGGTTTGGAAAATTCATCCGCATAGCCTATCCTGGACTCCAATTCAAAATACCAATAATCGACGGCATTCGCGCAAGACTATCGCTACGGATAAATCAGCTTGACGTGAATGTGGAAACAAAAACCAATGATAATGTCTTTATAAATATACTTGTTTCAGTCCAGTATCGTGTCCTGGAAAGAAAAATTTACGAAGCATTCTATATGCTGCAGAGCCCTACACATCAGATCGAAGCCTTTGTATTTGATGTAGTTAGAGCACAGGTTCCAAAAATATCCCTGGATGACGTGTTTGCTAAAAAAGATGACATAGCCGATGCCGTAAAGGTCGAGCTTTCGGAAATGATGGCTGAATTTGGCTACGAAATAGTAAAAGCTCTTGTAACAGATATAGCTCCAGCAGCCAATGTCAAAGCAGCAATGAATGAGATAAATGCAGCCCAACGAACCCGGGTAGCTGCCTCGGAAAAAGGTGAAGCCGAAAAGATACTAAAGGTAAAGCAAGCCGAAGCCGAAGCCGAATCTTCCATATTGCATGGTAAGGGGCTGGCTGGGCAAAGGCACGCCATAGTAGCCGGACTGAAAGATTCTGTCGAAGAATTTGTAAAACAGGTGCCTGGATTGACCCAGAAAGATGTGATGGAAACGGTATTGCTGATACAATACATAGATACACTAAAGGAAATCGCCGGCACTTCTAAATCCAATGTAATATTTGTACCAAGTTCCCCGGGAAATCTAGCGTCACTGGCTGACCAAATAAGAGAATCCATTATCGTAGGCAAGAGCCTAGAAGATAAATTATAG
- a CDS encoding 2-C-methyl-D-erythritol 4-phosphate cytidylyltransferase, with protein MSKNFSAAIVLAGGSGKRFGRDKCVAIVNDYPLVYHSFKTIFATGFMDIFVLVYHSESQKDFINKYIEKTDFIFFEKGGDDRKSSVWNGLNFLKKNFPKVKNIFIHDGARPLVTAKNIIDLNEKIKNHPAAVLYHKITDTVISSEEGCVNYIDRNTLYAIETPQAFDFSLIHDSYKSAIENGIDLPDDSSAIIDRSQIQFIENKTWNIKVTFPGDLGIVGALLSCGNFS; from the coding sequence ATGAGCAAAAATTTCTCCGCTGCAATAGTCCTCGCCGGAGGGTCAGGCAAAAGATTTGGTAGAGATAAATGCGTAGCAATAGTGAATGACTATCCACTTGTGTATCACTCATTTAAAACTATCTTTGCCACCGGCTTCATGGATATTTTTGTGCTGGTCTACCACAGTGAAAGCCAGAAGGATTTCATCAATAAATACATAGAAAAAACCGATTTTATCTTTTTTGAAAAAGGCGGTGATGATAGAAAATCCTCCGTCTGGAATGGCCTAAATTTTTTAAAAAAAAATTTCCCAAAAGTCAAAAATATATTCATCCACGACGGAGCAAGGCCTCTTGTAACCGCAAAAAACATCATCGATTTGAACGAAAAAATAAAAAATCATCCGGCAGCGGTACTCTATCATAAAATCACCGACACCGTGATTTCATCGGAAGAGGGATGTGTTAACTATATTGATAGAAACACATTATATGCAATTGAAACGCCCCAGGCCTTTGATTTCTCTCTCATCCATGATAGCTACAAAAGCGCCATCGAAAACGGAATTGATCTGCCAGATGACAGCTCAGCAATCATTGATAGGTCCCAGATTCAATTCATCGAAAACAAAACCTGGAATATAAAAGTAACATTCCCTGGAGACCTTGGTATCGTCGGCGCACTGCTCTCCTGTGGCAATTTTAGTTGA
- a CDS encoding CTP synthase, with translation MKYIFITGGVVSSLGKGLTTGSLGALLESRGFSVCLQKFDPYLNIDPGTMNPFQHGEVYVLKDGTETDLDLGHYERFTSCTLSKKNTLTSGQIYEAVLQKERRGDYLGKTVQVIPHVTNEIKERIYGAGEDADVVITEIGGTTGDIEGLPFLEALRQLALELGHENVLFIHVTLIPYLRAAGELKTKPTQQSVAKLREIGIQPDIIVCRSEIPITDDMRQKISLFCNVPLSCVVEELDLTCSIYELPSALHKENFDEIVIKKLNLGGSECDISAWENIVRRLKSPKNFCKIGVIGKYTELQDAYKSIHEALVHGGIENDSGVEIVNIDAEEIEKMGCDELLKSMDGILIPGGFGVRGINGKIDATRYARENKVPFFGICLGMQIAAIEFARHVLGLPDANSTEMVPKTSNPVVQMMKAQKNISDKGGTMRLGSFNCKLLHKSSRTFQAYNTQYISERHRHRYEFNNDYSSRFEEQGMIVAGKNIELDLVEILELKDHPWHIACQFHPEFQSKPNKPHPLFSSFLKAVLDNK, from the coding sequence ATGAAATATATTTTCATAACCGGCGGTGTTGTGTCCTCTTTAGGCAAGGGGCTCACGACCGGTTCCCTTGGAGCGTTGCTTGAAAGCCGTGGCTTCAGTGTATGTTTGCAGAAATTTGACCCATATCTCAATATAGATCCAGGTACCATGAATCCCTTTCAACATGGAGAGGTTTATGTGTTGAAAGATGGAACGGAAACAGATCTAGATCTTGGTCATTACGAACGATTTACATCATGTACTCTGTCAAAAAAAAATACACTAACATCGGGGCAAATCTATGAAGCTGTGCTTCAAAAAGAGAGGCGTGGTGATTACCTTGGCAAAACTGTCCAGGTGATACCTCATGTCACAAACGAAATAAAGGAAAGGATTTACGGTGCCGGCGAAGATGCTGATGTGGTGATAACGGAAATTGGTGGAACCACCGGCGACATAGAAGGCCTCCCATTCCTAGAAGCCCTTCGGCAGCTAGCTTTGGAATTAGGCCATGAAAACGTTCTCTTCATCCATGTAACGCTAATCCCCTATCTTCGTGCCGCTGGTGAACTTAAGACAAAACCAACCCAACAAAGTGTGGCGAAGTTGAGGGAAATAGGAATCCAGCCAGACATAATAGTTTGTCGCTCGGAAATACCAATAACCGACGACATGCGCCAAAAAATCAGCCTTTTTTGCAATGTTCCGCTTTCTTGTGTGGTAGAAGAACTTGATCTCACATGCTCCATCTATGAACTCCCCTCGGCTCTGCACAAAGAAAATTTCGATGAAATTGTTATTAAAAAACTCAACCTTGGCGGCTCCGAATGTGATATAAGTGCTTGGGAAAACATCGTGCGACGGCTGAAATCGCCGAAAAATTTTTGTAAAATAGGTGTCATTGGCAAATACACCGAGCTTCAGGATGCTTACAAATCCATACATGAAGCCCTAGTTCATGGCGGCATAGAAAATGACAGTGGCGTTGAGATAGTAAATATCGATGCCGAGGAAATTGAAAAAATGGGCTGCGACGAGCTGCTGAAGTCCATGGATGGCATACTGATACCTGGCGGATTCGGTGTCAGAGGAATAAATGGTAAAATTGACGCAACTCGCTATGCCAGAGAAAACAAGGTACCATTTTTTGGCATCTGCCTCGGGATGCAAATCGCGGCAATAGAGTTTGCACGCCATGTGCTAGGTCTACCAGATGCCAACAGTACCGAAATGGTTCCAAAAACATCCAACCCGGTGGTACAGATGATGAAGGCCCAGAAAAATATCTCGGACAAAGGTGGTACCATGCGACTTGGATCGTTTAACTGCAAATTGTTACATAAAAGCTCGCGGACATTTCAGGCATACAACACGCAGTATATATCTGAGCGTCATAGACATAGATATGAATTCAACAATGATTATTCGTCTCGATTTGAGGAACAGGGCATGATCGTTGCCGGCAAAAACATCGAGCTAGATCTGGTGGAAATACTGGAGTTGAAAGACCATCCCTGGCACATTGCCTGTCAATTTCATCCAGAATTTCAATCAAAGCCGAACAAGCCCCATCCCCTATTCAGTTCTTTCCTGAAGGCGGTCCTTGACAACAAATGA
- a CDS encoding NAD(P)/FAD-dependent oxidoreductase — protein MAIISDKYDSIIIGAGLSGLATGIRLAQFGQKVLLLEKHYVIGGLNSFYNRLGRRIDVGLHAITNFVKKGITGSPLSKLLRQLRISHDSLELSEQKSSKILLNQLVVKFNNDFSLLESEISRLFPQAMDRFKKLVEMIKAYNPFAETSDYISARSILSEILNNRELEDILLLPTSYYGSARENDMDWRQFVIMFRSIFLEGFARPFDGIKKILQLLITKFNELGGEKKLRCAVKKIETINGKASGVVIDNDRFIEANHIISTIGHAETMKLCYSANTNDNKIVGKLSFCEAIAMFDGQPSDFGWDDTIIFFEEKNHFEYRTPTNMADTSSGVICMPNNFNYQNGMKLNEGMLRVTALASYDAWKSAPIDDYSENKSRWFNALIDKAISILTRDREGFNRQSFLKKIIDIDFFTPLTIERFTGHQNGAIYGSPNKIYSGLLPIENLYLCGTDQGFLGIVGAMLSGVSIANNHILSKS, from the coding sequence ATGGCTATTATTTCGGATAAATACGATTCGATCATCATAGGCGCTGGATTGTCAGGGCTGGCCACAGGCATAAGGCTGGCCCAGTTCGGGCAAAAAGTCTTGCTGCTCGAGAAACACTATGTTATTGGTGGTCTCAATAGTTTTTACAATCGGCTTGGCCGGCGAATAGATGTGGGGTTGCATGCCATAACGAATTTTGTTAAAAAGGGTATTACCGGCTCGCCCCTATCAAAGCTGTTGCGCCAGCTCAGGATATCGCACGACAGCCTGGAGCTGAGTGAACAAAAATCATCAAAAATACTACTAAACCAGCTTGTTGTTAAATTTAACAACGATTTTTCTCTGTTGGAATCAGAGATCTCACGCCTATTTCCCCAGGCCATGGACAGATTCAAAAAATTGGTTGAAATGATCAAGGCATACAACCCTTTCGCTGAAACCTCGGATTACATTTCGGCTCGCAGCATACTCTCGGAAATTTTAAATAATCGAGAATTGGAAGATATCCTTCTATTGCCTACATCCTACTATGGCAGTGCCAGAGAAAATGATATGGATTGGAGACAGTTTGTAATCATGTTCCGCTCCATATTTCTCGAGGGGTTTGCCAGGCCCTTTGATGGTATAAAAAAAATACTTCAGCTGCTGATAACAAAATTTAACGAACTCGGCGGTGAAAAAAAGCTTCGTTGCGCCGTGAAAAAAATAGAAACGATCAATGGTAAAGCCAGTGGCGTAGTCATTGATAATGATAGATTTATCGAGGCCAATCACATAATTTCTACCATTGGCCATGCGGAGACAATGAAACTGTGTTACTCGGCCAACACCAACGATAATAAAATAGTTGGAAAACTTTCTTTTTGCGAGGCGATCGCCATGTTTGACGGCCAACCGTCGGATTTTGGCTGGGATGATACCATAATTTTTTTTGAGGAAAAAAACCACTTTGAATATCGGACTCCAACAAATATGGCCGATACATCCTCCGGGGTCATTTGTATGCCAAACAACTTTAACTACCAGAATGGCATGAAACTCAACGAAGGCATGCTACGAGTAACCGCTCTGGCCAGCTATGATGCTTGGAAATCAGCACCCATCGATGATTACAGCGAAAATAAATCCAGGTGGTTCAATGCATTGATAGACAAAGCCATCAGCATTTTAACCAGAGATCGCGAAGGGTTTAACAGGCAATCATTTCTAAAAAAAATCATAGATATTGACTTTTTTACACCGCTCACCATCGAACGGTTCACCGGTCACCAAAATGGAGCAATATATGGTTCACCAAATAAGATCTACAGCGGATTACTGCCAATTGAAAACCTGTACCTATGCGGAACCGACCAGGGATTCCTTGGTATAGTTGGAGCCATGCTGAGCGGCGTATCCATTGCAAACAACCACATTCTATCCAAATCATAA